In one Nicotiana sylvestris chromosome 8, ASM39365v2, whole genome shotgun sequence genomic region, the following are encoded:
- the LOC138875845 gene encoding uncharacterized protein: MKAQALADHLSENPIDDEYQPLNTYFPDEEVKSVETISEDVNAWKMFFDGALNVKGVEIGAILISPTGQHYPATAKLRFFCTNNTVEYEACIMGMNMAIDQDVEELLIMGDSDLIIRQAQGEWETRDVKLIPYRQHVEELGKQFKSIEFRYIPCCHNELADALATLASMLPYPGNAHIDPLEIQIRERHGYCNTVEIAPNTQP; encoded by the coding sequence atgaaagcccaggcgttagcagatcatttatCTGAAAATCCGatcgatgatgaataccaacctttgaatacttacttcccggatgaagaggtaaaatcaGTTGAGACAATATCCGAAGATgtcaatgcttggaaaatgttcttcgatggagcgttAAACGTAAAAGGTGTtgaaattggggcaatcttgatctcgcccaccggtcagcattacccggCCACAGCCAAGcttcggtttttctgcacaaacaacactgtcgagtatgaagcttgcattatgggtatgaacatggcaattgaCCAAGATGTAGAAGaactgttaatcatgggagactcagatttgattatccgacaagctcaaggagaatgggaaacccgagacgttaagcttattccttataggcaacatgtggaagaactTGGTAAGcaattcaagtcaatagagttcaggtacattccttgCTGCCATAatgaactagctgatgcacttgccactttggcctcaatgctgccatacccaggcaatgcccacattgatcccttggaaatccaaatccgggaaaggcatggttattgtaatACGGTTGAAATAGCACCAAATACCCAACCATAG